From the Pontiella agarivorans genome, one window contains:
- a CDS encoding sulfatase family protein: MGISKFFVMAVIAGMVGSAQAAPPNIVYILADDMGPGDVSAYNTAGKIPTPHIDRIAQEGVRFTDAHSNASICTPTRYGTMTGRYTWRTPRKEGVVGGYTPLMIQPGRMTVSLFLKEQGYRTACVGKWHMGLDWALKPGAKGMKGKKIPGKFVDLTRPITRGPLDVGFDYFFGLTGSMNMFPYAFIDGRNLQGTLEYLPDMDAVNARGFEGAKPGWGAKEFDREKTLGILTKKACSWIRQNAEKPFFLYFPLTSPHSPIVPSENFKGKSGLNGHGDYVLETDWAVGQVLKTLDELNLAENTLVVFTSDNGTSPQAGLKTMQAKGHFTEMQYRGLKGTTWEGGHRVPFVVRWPAGAKRGIVSEQLICSTDLLATCNALLGKTLPADAGEDSVSFLPALKGEKIPGNSSRMIVHHSDKGFFAVRKGKWKLLLDDRGGSSRKNPKDQPVVNAEEILLFDMELDEEESTNLSRQYPEVVMQMKKELASLIRTGRSTPGAAQPTDYADPSVKWKQLAPIREYLK, translated from the coding sequence GATATGGGGCCGGGCGATGTGAGCGCTTATAACACGGCCGGCAAAATCCCGACGCCGCATATCGATCGGATTGCGCAGGAAGGGGTCCGTTTTACCGATGCACATTCGAATGCGAGTATCTGTACGCCGACGCGATATGGAACGATGACCGGCCGCTATACGTGGCGGACACCTAGGAAAGAGGGCGTGGTTGGCGGATATACACCGTTAATGATTCAGCCGGGCCGCATGACTGTGTCCCTGTTTTTGAAAGAGCAGGGCTATCGGACGGCGTGTGTCGGCAAATGGCACATGGGCTTGGACTGGGCGTTGAAGCCTGGCGCAAAAGGGATGAAAGGAAAAAAGATTCCCGGTAAGTTTGTCGATTTGACCCGGCCGATTACACGGGGTCCGCTGGATGTGGGCTTTGATTATTTCTTCGGGCTGACCGGATCCATGAATATGTTCCCTTATGCGTTTATCGATGGTCGGAATTTACAGGGAACGTTGGAGTACCTGCCGGATATGGATGCGGTGAATGCACGGGGATTTGAAGGGGCCAAGCCGGGTTGGGGCGCAAAGGAATTTGACCGCGAAAAGACACTGGGAATTTTGACGAAGAAGGCCTGCAGCTGGATTCGCCAAAATGCGGAGAAACCGTTTTTTCTCTATTTTCCGCTGACCTCGCCGCATTCGCCGATTGTTCCCAGTGAAAATTTCAAAGGAAAGAGCGGGCTGAATGGGCACGGCGACTATGTGCTTGAGACCGATTGGGCGGTGGGGCAGGTGTTGAAGACGCTGGACGAGTTGAATCTGGCGGAGAACACCCTCGTCGTCTTTACATCGGACAATGGTACGTCACCGCAGGCGGGACTGAAAACGATGCAGGCGAAAGGCCATTTTACGGAAATGCAGTATCGCGGGTTGAAGGGGACCACGTGGGAAGGCGGGCACCGTGTGCCGTTTGTGGTGCGTTGGCCTGCAGGCGCGAAGCGCGGAATCGTGTCGGAACAGCTGATTTGCTCCACGGATTTACTGGCAACGTGTAACGCGCTTTTGGGGAAGACGCTGCCAGCCGATGCGGGGGAGGATAGTGTGAGCTTTCTGCCGGCATTGAAGGGCGAAAAAATTCCGGGTAACAGCTCCCGCATGATCGTGCATCATTCGGATAAGGGCTTTTTTGCAGTTCGTAAAGGGAAATGGAAGTTGCTGCTGGATGATCGGGGCGGCTCGAGTCGCAAAAATCCGAAAGATCAGCCGGTTGTAAATGCTGAAGAGATACTCCTGTTTGATATGGAACTGGATGAAGAGGAATCGACGAATCTTTCGCGGCAATATCCGGAAGTGGTTATGCAGATGAAAAAGGAGCTGGCTTCGCTCATTCGCACGGGCCGCAGTACCCCCGGTGCCGCGCAGCCGACGGATTATGCGGATCCTTCGGTGAAGTGGAAACAGCTGGCTCCGATTCGTGAATATTTGAAATAA